TTGCCGTAGGCCGTGAGCAGGTTCTTGCCCACGAACTGGCGCAGGATGATGTCGTCGCCCTCGAAGGTGGTGAAGATGTCCACGTCGGCACGGAACGTCGTCAGCAGGTTCTCCGACATGAAGCCGGCGCCGCCGCAGGTCTCGCGGCACTCCTGGAGGGTGGCGTTGGCGTGCGTGGAGGCCGTCGCCTTGAAGATCGCGGCGAGCGACTCCATCTCGCGGTCGGCGCGGTCCTGCTCGTCGCTCGGCTGCGCGGGGTTCCAATCGCCGTTGATCTGCGCGTTGGTCTGCTCCTGGTAGCGGTCGAGCAGCTTGTTCTGGAACACGGCCAGCGCGTAGGACTTCGCCAGCGGAATGAGCAGGCGGCGGCGGTGCACGCGGTAATCGATCAGGCGGGATTCCTGGCCCTCGTCGCCCGCCTCGAACTGGCGGCGGACGTTGGCGTATTTGACGGCGATAGCCAGCCCGGCGCGGGTGGCGCCGGCGGCCGAGGCGCCCACGCCGAGGCGGCCGCGAACGAGGGTGCCCAGCATGGTGAAGAAGCGGCGGTTCTTGGACTTGATCGGGGATGTGTAGGTCCCGTCTTCGGTAACGTCGGCGAAGCGGTTGAGCAGGTTCTCGCGCGGGACGCGGACGTTGTCGAAGGTGATCATGCCGTTGTCCACGCCGAGCAATCCGCCCTTGTGGCCGTGGTCGGTGCACGTGACGCCCTCGACGGGGGATCCGTCGTCCTCCCGGATGCGCACGATGATGCAGTGCACGCCCTTCGATTCCTCGGAGTCCGGGGTGTAGAGCTGGGCGAAGACAGCGGCCCAGCGGCCGTCGCGCGCCGCGTTGCCGATGTAGGCCTTCTTGGAACCCGGGGTCGGCGAGTTAACCACGAATTCCTGGGTCTCAGGATCGTACGTGGCAGTGGTCTCGATCTGCTGCACGTTGGAGCCGTGGCCGATTTCGGTCATGGCGAAGCAGCCCAGCATCGACAGGTCCATGGCCCCCTGCGCGAACTTGATGTGGCGCTCGGTGCCGAGCGCGTCGACGGCGCCACCCCAGAGGCCGAACTGGACGCCGGACTTGATGCAGGCGGAGGCGTTGATCTGCGCGATCAACTCGAGGGAGGACACACCCGCCGCGACCTCGCCGTCGCCGCCGTTGAGCGGCGAGAAGGACCCCTGAATGTTGCCCGAGGCGGCGATGGCCTGGACGTTTTTCAGGTTGTTCTCGCGGATTTCCTCCAGCGTGCCGTCGATCTTGGGCAGCAGGTCCGGGTTGTTCAGCAGCGGGCGGACGGATTCCTTGCGCGCCTTGTAGTTGCCGTCGAGAATATCCGCGAGGTCCGCCACGGCGGAGTGGTCCGGGATGGACGGCAGGGCAGCCGGCTGGTTCTTCTCCGGCTTCGCCTGGGCCTTCTTCTGGTCGACCTTAGTGCCATCGACGTGGTCCGTGACATCGGTGGTAACGGCCGCGGAAGTGGTGTCGGTGGTGTCCTTGGTGGGGGTAGACATAGTGTCTCCTTTCGGGGGTTGACGCGTGTGTTACAGGCTTAGCGCTCGATGATGGCCACAACGCCCTGGCCGCCTGCGGCGCAGACGGAGATGAGGGTGCGCCCTCCTCCGTTGTCCACGAGGTTCTTCGCGGCGCTGGCGAGGATGCGCGCGCCCGTCGCGGCGAATGGGTGCCCGGCTGCAAGGGAGGAGCCCTTGACGTTGAGCTTGGAGCGGTCGATGGGGCCCAGCGGCTTATCCAGGCCGAGGCGGTCGCGGCAGTAGGCGCCGTCCTCCCACGCGGCGAGGGTGGCCAGGACCTGGGAGGCGAAGGCCTCGTGGATCTCGTAGAAGTCGAAGTCCTGCAGGGTCAGGCCGTTGCGCTCGAGCAGGCGCGGCACGGCGTAGGTCGGCGCCATGAGAAGGCCGTCGGGGCCGTTGACGAAGTCGACGGCGGCGATTTCAGAGTCAACGATCCAGGCCTGCGGCTCCAGGCCTCGCTCCTGCGCGTAGTCCTCGGAGCCGAGGAGGACGGCGGCGGCGCCGTCGGTCAGCGGGGTGGAGTTACCGGCGGTCATGGTCGCGGTGCCGCCGTGCTGGATGGCGTCTTTCTTGCCGAAGACGGGCTTGAGCTTCGCCAGCTTCTCGACGGTGGAGTCGGGGCGCAGGTTGGTGTCGCGCTGCACGCCGAGGTACGGGGTGATCAGGTCGGTGAAGAAGCCTTCCTCATACGCCTTAGCCAGGTTCTGGTGGGAGGCCGCGGCGAGCTCGTCCTGGGCCTCGCGGGAGATCTCGAACTCGCGGGCGGTGATCGCCGCGTGCTCACCCATGGACAGCCCGGTACGGGGCTCGCCGTTGCGCGGCTGGGCGGGGGCGAGCTGGCTGGGGCGCACCGAGCCGAGCAGCTTCACCTGGTCGAGGGGCTTTTTCGCCTGGGACGCCTTGATCAGGGTCTTGCGCAGATCGTCGTTGACCGCCAGAGGGGCGTCGGATGTGGTGTCGGAGCCGCAGCCGATGCCGGATTCGATACGGCCCAGCGCGATTGCGTCCGCGACCTGGATCGCGGAGGTCAGGCTCGTGCCGCAGGCGTGCTGCAGGTCGAACGCGGGCGTCGTGGGCGCGAGGGCGGAGCCGAGCACGGACTCGCGGACGAGGTTGAAGTCGCGGGAGTGCTTGAGCACTGCGCCGCCCACGACGGAGCCGAGGCGCTCGTCCTGCAGGCCGTAGCGGGCGACGAGGCCATCGAGGGCCGCGGTGAGCATGTCCTGGTTGGAGGCGTCTGCGTACTCTTTGTTGGAGCGGGCGAAGGGGATGCGGTTACCGCCGAGGACGGCGACCTTGCGGGGCTGGTTCACGTGCGCGTTCCTTACTTGTTGGGGCAGGTCATGGGTGGTCTGCGGGGACCCGAGGATAACCGGAAGTGATGGATACTCGGTGTACCGTACATTACAGTTATCGTTGTACCGTAAGCTACATCACGAACGAAACAAATTCGTAGTGTTAACACTATTCTACGGGATTTGTCTCGTCCGTTAAGACGTTGTCCAAGACCTGTCTCACAACCCCACGCTAAGGAGAAACACGTGTCCAAACAGGGCCTCCTGGAAAAGCTCATCAACTCCCCCCTTGCGGCTAAGGCCGGTGTGCCGCAGGGCTTCCCGCTGCGCCGCTACAAGCAGGGCGAACCCCTCCTGCACGGCCCGGTCGTCGTCGGCGGAAAAGGCCGCCTGAGCGAGGCGCTGACCGCCGCCCTGGAGGGGCCCTACAAGCTGCTCAAGGCTGAAGCCGACACCCCCCGCGCCGGCATCGTCTTCGACGCCACCGGGATCACGGCCCCCGAGCAGCTCAACCAGCTCCACGAGTTCTTCCACCCGCAGCTGCGCAAGGTGGCGGACAACGCCCGCCTAGTTGTTGTGGGCACCACGCCCGAGCTCCTCGACGACGCCGACGCCCGCATCGCCGCCCGCGCGCTAGAGGGTTTCACCCGTTCCCTGGCTAAGGAGATGCGCAAGGCCGCCACCGTGCAGCTCGTCTACGTCGACCCCGCCGTTAGCTCCGAGAACTTCCAGGGAGTCGAGTCCACGCTGCGCTTCTGCCTGTCCGGCAAGTCTGCCTACGTCGACGGCCAGGTCATCCGCGTCACCGCGGCTGCGGCCGAGGCGCCCGCTGACTGGGAGAAGCCTTTGGCCGGGCGCCTCGCAGTGGTCACCGGCGCCGCTCGCGGCATCGGCGCCGTCATCGCCGAGGTTCTGGCCCGCGACGGCGCCAAGGTCATCTGCATCGACATCCCGCAGGCCGGCGAGGGCCTGGCCGCGACCGCGAACAAGGTGAAGGGCACCGCCCTACCGCTCGACGTCACCGACCCCACCGCCGCCGAGCAGATCGCCCGCCACGCCGAGGAGCGCTACAAGCAAAAGGTGGACGTGGCGGTCCACAACGCCGGCGTGACCCGCGACAAGCTTCTGGCCAACATGGACGAATCCCGCTGGAACATGGTGCAGTCCATCAACCTCGTCGCCCCGGTTCGGATTACCGAAAAGCTCATCGAGCTCGGCGCGCTCGGCGAGACGCCCGCCATCATCGGTGTTTCGTCCACCTCCGGCATCGCCGGCAACCGCGGCCAAACCAACTACGCCACGACGAAGGCCGGCATCATCGGCTTCGTCGACGCACTCTCCGGCTCCGTCGCTGAGCTCGGCGGCAACCTCAACGCCGTCGCCCCCGGCTTCATCGAGACCGACATGACCGCCGCAATGCCCACCGGCCCCCGCGAGATCGGCCGCCGGATCAACTCGATGCAGCAGGGCGGGCGCCCCATCGACGTCGCTGAGGCCGTGGCCTTCTTCGCCGCCGGCGCCTCCACCGCCGTCAATGGCAACACGCTGCGCGTGTGCGGCCAGAGCATCCTGGGGGCGTAGGGCCGTGAGCACCGTAAACAGCCTCAAGTACGAAACCCTGGGCGCGATCCCCGACCTGCGCTCGGTGACCCGCAAGATCATCGCGGGCATGCTCCCCGTCGTGGGCACGACGCACGTCGCGGAGAAGGACCCGGCCTCGCGCCTCGAGGTGCGCGGAGTCACCGTCAGTGCCGCCGACCTCGCCTCCTACACGCGCGCAACGGGCCTGCGCCTGGGCAACGAGCTCCCGCCGACCTACCCCTTTGTCATCGGTTTCCCCGTCACGATGGAACTGATGAGCCGCGCGGACTTCCCCTTCGCCCCGACGGGTGCGGTCCACGTGGCCAACGTCATCGAGCAGGAGCGCGCGCTACGGGTCGACGAGACCTTCACGTTCCGCATCCACGCCGATAACCTGCGCCCGCACCGGAAGGGCCTGCTCGTCGACATCGTCACCGACGTCTTTGTCGAGGGCGAATCCGACAGCGAGCCGGTGTGGACCCAGCGCGCGACCATGCTGTCCAAGGGCGCGAAGTTTGCCAAGTCCGCCCCAGTCAGCGTGACCACACGCGGTCTTGACGACGCCCGTTCGTTCGACCGGCCAGAGGTTCCTGAAGTGGCGGCCAACGCACAGTGGACATGGACCCGCGACAATGTCCGCGCCTACGTCAAGGCGTCCGGCGACGCCAACCCGATTCACACCTCGACGCTCGGCGCGAAGGCGTTTGGCTTCCCGGGCGTCATTGCGCACGGGATGTTCTCCGCCGCCTCCGTGCTTTCCCTGCTGGAGGGCACTCTGGGTGGGCCGCTGCGGTACACGGTGGAGTTCCATCAGCCGGTCGTCGTTCCGGCGCGCGTATCCGCGTGGGCGCTGGGCGATAGCGAGGGAGCTCCGGCTGGCGCAACTAGCATCGAGCTGCGCAGCGCCTCGAAGCCGGAAAAGCTTCACCTGTACGCGCAGGTCGAGCGCCTTAGCTAGCACGTCCCCCACTCCACGTTGGGGGACCCTAAGTAAGCGTACCCTTTGTTAGTGTACGCTTACTCGCGTGTTTGAGCCCTCCTTTACTACTCCAGACGTCTTCGATCCGGGCCACCGCTCCTACCCCGCTGACGCCGAGCAGCGATACCGCGGCGCGGGGTACTGGACACGCGACGCGTTCGCCGACTTCCTGCCGCGCGCCGCGCGCTCGTTCGCATCCCTTCCCGCCGTGACCGGTTTTACCGCCGCGGGCAGCTACGAGTCGTGGACGTACCGCGAGCTCCACGAGCGGGCGTCCCGCGCGGCCGCGCGCCTATTCGCCGCAGGCGTGCGCGAAGGCGACCGGGTGATTATCCAGCTGCCCAACATCCTCGATTACCTCGTCGCAGTCTTTGCCATCTTCGAACTCGGCGCTCTGCCGGTGTTCGCGCTTCCCGCCCACCGCCACGCGGAGCTCGCGCATTTCGCGCAGTCCGCTGATGCGTCGGCCTTCATCACAACGGGTCCGTGGATGGGATTCGACCACCGCGGTCTTGCCCGCGAGCTGCGCGTCGCTCACCCTGACCTCAAGGTCTTCATCGCAGGTGAGGACCCCGCGGAGTTCACCCCATTCAGCTGGGACGATGCGCCAGACATTGCAGTCCCGCACCCCACCCGCCCGGAGACGTCGGTCGCGTTCCTGCAGGTGTCCGGGGGCACCACGGGCGTACCCAAACTCATCCCCCGCACCCACGCGGACTACCTCTACTCCGTGCGGGCCAGCGCGGAGATCTGCAACCTAGACACGACAACCCGAATGCTCGTGGTCCTCCCCGTGTCCCACAACTTCACCATGAGCTCCCCCGGCGTCCTCGGCGTGTTGATGGCCGGCGGCAGCGTCGTCCTTTCGCGCACGCCGGACCCCTCGACGGCGCTGGGGCTCGTCGCCAAGGAAAAAGCGACGATGACCTCCGTCGTGCCGCCGCTGCTCATGACGTGGCTGGCGCACGCAGATGCGATCGGTGCCGACCTGTCGAGTCTGAAAGTCATCCAAGCGGGCGGCTCGAAGCTGCCGGAGGCCGCTGCGCGGCGTGTGCCCGAGGTCTTCGGGTGCCGCCTACAGCAAGTGTTCGGGATGGCCGAGGGCCTGGTCAATTACACGCGCGACGACGACCCTGCCGACATCGTGGCCACCACGCAGGGCCGCCCCATCAGCCCGGCCGATGAGATCGCAATTCTTGACGACGCCAACCGCCCCGTCCCCGCCGGCGCCCCCGGGCACCTGTTCACGCGCGGGCCATACACCATCCGCGGGTACCTCAACAACGTGGACGCCTCCAGCTTTACCGAGGACGGCTTCTACAAAACCGGTGACATCGTGCGCCAACTGCCGTCGGGACACCTCGTCGTCGAGGGACGCGCCAAGGATCAGATCAATCGCGCTGGTGAGAAGGTCTCGGCCGAGGAGGTCGAAAACCACCTCGTGACGCACCCGGACATCATGGATGCCGCCGTCGTCGCTGTCGCCGACGAGCGCCTCGGCGAGCGGACCTGCGCCTACATCATCTCCGCACGCGAGCTGACCCACGCGGACGTGCGTATCCACCTGAAGAAGCGCGGGGTGGCCGCCTACAAGATCCCCGACGAAACCATCGTCACCGACGCTTTCCCCGTCACCGGCGTGGGCAAGATCAGCCGCCGCGAACTGCGCTCGGCACTGACCAAGCACTCTGCACTCCACAGCTAGAAAGGACCATTCCCCATGGCGTTAACCCGTTCCGCCATCCTGACCGACATCGCGCGCGCCCTCGGCGTCGACGACAACGCCGTTGACCCTGCTGCCCCACTGGAGGACCAGGGCCTCGACTCCCTCGGGATCGTCAACCTGGCCGAGAAGTGGCGCAGCGCTGGCGAGGACGTGGACTACTTCGACCTCGTCACCTTGCCCACCGCCGACCAGTGGATCGAGCGCCTCGCCAGTGATTAATCCCGAGCGCCTCACGAGCGCGAGCCCCGAAGAGATCACCCAGCTTTACGACGAACTTGCCCCCGGGGACCTGCCCGCCTGGAACACGGCGACCAACGACGTCACCTTTATCTACCGAGTCCCCGGCGCGCCCGCCGGTGTGGGCGTTCACCTGCGCATTAACCGGCTGACGGACAAGGCAAACTTCCCCCGCGGGGTCATGCACCGCGTCCCCGGCACCGACGTGTGGGTGCTAACGCTCAACATTTCGCCCACGCTGCGCGCAAGCTACGGCTTTTCGACATTCACCGGCCCCGCTCCCACCCACACTCCGCCCCCGGGCTTCGGCGCCCCGCCGACGAAGGCTGACCCCTTCAACCCCAGCGGTACGGCGCACACCTCGATCCTGGCCGGCCCGTATGCCCCGGCCCAGCCCGAATGGGAGGCTGCGGACGCCGAGCTTTCCGGAAGCGTCAGCAAACGCGCCTGGGACAACCTCGGTGGCAAACCGGTGCACCTGTACGTCCCTCCCCGCCCGGCGCGGTCGTTGCTGCTGCTCACGGACGCGGAGCGGTGGCTCGGCGACGTCTTTGTCCCCCGCGCCCTCGAGCGCGCGGGCGGCCCCCTCGGGGAGGTGGCTGTGGTGGGCGTGGGCAACGTCGATAAGAATGATCGCCTCGCCTCGCTGGGGGAAAACCCGGCGTTCATTAGCGAGCTCGTTGAGGGCGTCGTGCCATGGGCCCGGCGCGAAACGGGTGCCACTGGGCCCACGATTTTCGCCGGTCAAAGCATGGGCGGGGTCACGGCGATCGCG
This is a stretch of genomic DNA from Corynebacterium auris. It encodes these proteins:
- a CDS encoding acyl-CoA dehydrogenase family protein: MSTPTKDTTDTTSAAVTTDVTDHVDGTKVDQKKAQAKPEKNQPAALPSIPDHSAVADLADILDGNYKARKESVRPLLNNPDLLPKIDGTLEEIRENNLKNVQAIAASGNIQGSFSPLNGGDGEVAAGVSSLELIAQINASACIKSGVQFGLWGGAVDALGTERHIKFAQGAMDLSMLGCFAMTEIGHGSNVQQIETTATYDPETQEFVVNSPTPGSKKAYIGNAARDGRWAAVFAQLYTPDSEESKGVHCIIVRIREDDGSPVEGVTCTDHGHKGGLLGVDNGMITFDNVRVPRENLLNRFADVTEDGTYTSPIKSKNRRFFTMLGTLVRGRLGVGASAAGATRAGLAIAVKYANVRRQFEAGDEGQESRLIDYRVHRRRLLIPLAKSYALAVFQNKLLDRYQEQTNAQINGDWNPAQPSDEQDRADREMESLAAIFKATASTHANATLQECRETCGGAGFMSENLLTTFRADVDIFTTFEGDDIILRQFVGKNLLTAYGKEVSEMSPFGMARFVAANVGDILTRRSGIAASVQSLQDRVTGTDSLFDAETQLRVVQTREEQVLNSLVRRVQVARKMERAEAAKVIDRAQDHLLAAAVAYGDRMMVQAMIETEQELPEGSPARAVFEQVRHLFVLDTITTYADWYQEHNVLPSGRLKAAKAAINDLVDSLGPWSEVLVDAFKIPEVVLDRPMMVNGGTDLS
- a CDS encoding phosphopantetheine-binding protein, with amino-acid sequence MALTRSAILTDIARALGVDDNAVDPAAPLEDQGLDSLGIVNLAEKWRSAGEDVDYFDLVTLPTADQWIERLASD
- a CDS encoding MaoC family dehydratase, whose product is MSTVNSLKYETLGAIPDLRSVTRKIIAGMLPVVGTTHVAEKDPASRLEVRGVTVSAADLASYTRATGLRLGNELPPTYPFVIGFPVTMELMSRADFPFAPTGAVHVANVIEQERALRVDETFTFRIHADNLRPHRKGLLVDIVTDVFVEGESDSEPVWTQRATMLSKGAKFAKSAPVSVTTRGLDDARSFDRPEVPEVAANAQWTWTRDNVRAYVKASGDANPIHTSTLGAKAFGFPGVIAHGMFSAASVLSLLEGTLGGPLRYTVEFHQPVVVPARVSAWALGDSEGAPAGATSIELRSASKPEKLHLYAQVERLS
- a CDS encoding (2,3-dihydroxybenzoyl)adenylate synthase, translated to MFEPSFTTPDVFDPGHRSYPADAEQRYRGAGYWTRDAFADFLPRAARSFASLPAVTGFTAAGSYESWTYRELHERASRAAARLFAAGVREGDRVIIQLPNILDYLVAVFAIFELGALPVFALPAHRHAELAHFAQSADASAFITTGPWMGFDHRGLARELRVAHPDLKVFIAGEDPAEFTPFSWDDAPDIAVPHPTRPETSVAFLQVSGGTTGVPKLIPRTHADYLYSVRASAEICNLDTTTRMLVVLPVSHNFTMSSPGVLGVLMAGGSVVLSRTPDPSTALGLVAKEKATMTSVVPPLLMTWLAHADAIGADLSSLKVIQAGGSKLPEAAARRVPEVFGCRLQQVFGMAEGLVNYTRDDDPADIVATTQGRPISPADEIAILDDANRPVPAGAPGHLFTRGPYTIRGYLNNVDASSFTEDGFYKTGDIVRQLPSGHLVVEGRAKDQINRAGEKVSAEEVENHLVTHPDIMDAAVVAVADERLGERTCAYIISARELTHADVRIHLKKRGVAAYKIPDETIVTDAFPVTGVGKISRRELRSALTKHSALHS
- a CDS encoding acetyl-CoA C-acetyltransferase, which gives rise to MNQPRKVAVLGGNRIPFARSNKEYADASNQDMLTAALDGLVARYGLQDERLGSVVGGAVLKHSRDFNLVRESVLGSALAPTTPAFDLQHACGTSLTSAIQVADAIALGRIESGIGCGSDTTSDAPLAVNDDLRKTLIKASQAKKPLDQVKLLGSVRPSQLAPAQPRNGEPRTGLSMGEHAAITAREFEISREAQDELAAASHQNLAKAYEEGFFTDLITPYLGVQRDTNLRPDSTVEKLAKLKPVFGKKDAIQHGGTATMTAGNSTPLTDGAAAVLLGSEDYAQERGLEPQAWIVDSEIAAVDFVNGPDGLLMAPTYAVPRLLERNGLTLQDFDFYEIHEAFASQVLATLAAWEDGAYCRDRLGLDKPLGPIDRSKLNVKGSSLAAGHPFAATGARILASAAKNLVDNGGGRTLISVCAAGGQGVVAIIER
- a CDS encoding 3-oxoacyl-ACP reductase, whose product is MSKQGLLEKLINSPLAAKAGVPQGFPLRRYKQGEPLLHGPVVVGGKGRLSEALTAALEGPYKLLKAEADTPRAGIVFDATGITAPEQLNQLHEFFHPQLRKVADNARLVVVGTTPELLDDADARIAARALEGFTRSLAKEMRKAATVQLVYVDPAVSSENFQGVESTLRFCLSGKSAYVDGQVIRVTAAAAEAPADWEKPLAGRLAVVTGAARGIGAVIAEVLARDGAKVICIDIPQAGEGLAATANKVKGTALPLDVTDPTAAEQIARHAEERYKQKVDVAVHNAGVTRDKLLANMDESRWNMVQSINLVAPVRITEKLIELGALGETPAIIGVSSTSGIAGNRGQTNYATTKAGIIGFVDALSGSVAELGGNLNAVAPGFIETDMTAAMPTGPREIGRRINSMQQGGRPIDVAEAVAFFAAGASTAVNGNTLRVCGQSILGA
- a CDS encoding alpha/beta hydrolase-fold protein, with the protein product MINPERLTSASPEEITQLYDELAPGDLPAWNTATNDVTFIYRVPGAPAGVGVHLRINRLTDKANFPRGVMHRVPGTDVWVLTLNISPTLRASYGFSTFTGPAPTHTPPPGFGAPPTKADPFNPSGTAHTSILAGPYAPAQPEWEAADAELSGSVSKRAWDNLGGKPVHLYVPPRPARSLLLLTDAERWLGDVFVPRALERAGGPLGEVAVVGVGNVDKNDRLASLGENPAFISELVEGVVPWARRETGATGPTIFAGQSMGGVTAIAAALRHPGAFDGVIAQSPSMWWQPGQRPSPALLGSTTRDYLPRLADSLPSDPRTRIALSVGAQENATVAHVAGLELYLRARGWRTRLTIEDGGHDYAWWRGDLLAQLTTMIGPHGDHSNTSN